The following DNA comes from Brassica oleracea var. oleracea cultivar TO1000 chromosome C5, BOL, whole genome shotgun sequence.
CGAATTACGTTAGTTTCACGAAGTAAGACTAAGATGAAAGTTTAACTTTACACAGTTTCCCATACTTGCTCTTTTTGCTCTTTCACGAATTACGTTAGTTTCACAATGTAAGACTATGATGAAAGTTTAACTTTACACAGTTTCCCATACTTGCTCTTTTTGCTCTGAAATCAAATTACTTTAGTTTCACGAAGTTAGACTAAGATGAAAGTTTAACTTTACACAGTTTCCCATACTTGCTCTTTTTGCTCTTTCACGAATTACGTTAGTTTCACAATGTAAGACTATGATGAAAGTTTAACTTTACACACAAGAAAGTCATAGGGAAATTCAAGGAAGTCATACAAACCGAATAGAGTTCAAGGATTTCACAACGTCTTCTTACCTCCCTTCTTTGGCTTCTTGTTCTTTCTACCTGCCTTCTTCTGGGCTGCCTTCTTCGTCTGCTTCTTTTCATCTGCCTTCTGCTTGGCGTCCTTCTTTTGGGCTACCTCCTTCTGACCTGCCTCATTCTGAGCTGCTTCCTTCTGAGCTGCATCTTCCATCTTCTGGCCTCTTGTCCAAATGGGACTCCTCGCGTTATTGCAAACCTTTGGCTTTTTCGAAGAAAGTAATTCTTTTCCATCATCTTTTCTCACCCTCTTCTTTTTCTTCTTCTCAGTATTTGTCTTCTCAAGTATCTCAATCTCGAGCTTCTCAGCCGCTGCAGACATCTCTGCAGTATCATCCATGTCATCATCACCATTACCATGTTCACTCTGCACTTGGTTTACAATAGCGAGAACACTATCATCCTTAGAACCACCATCTTTATCTTCCTCCGATGAAGTATCACCACCATCTTCCTCCGATGGAGTATCATCACCATCTTCTTCCGACGGATTATCACTACCATCTTGGTCGGACGAATTATCAGTTTCCCCTTCCGACATCAGTTCACTCATTCTGGGAACACTCACCCTAAGACTTTTCACTTCGTTTTCTACAAGAGTTAGCCGGTTAGACAATGACTTGACTTTTTTGTTCACTTCCTTCATACCATCCGAGATTGCATTCATAAGCCGACCTTCCATCGCTTTTAAAGCCTCAACTCTAGGAGCCTCCACCGAATATGCATCAGTCTGTCCAGATTCTGCATTATTGGATCCTCCACCAATAGCAGGAATGGTGGGACCTTCAACCTGAGCTGTACGAGCCGCAAAATCGATGCCGAACTGTTCTTCAAAGAAAACTTGTTTCTTCCCTTTCTGTATTATCTTGGTCCAACGATCGACTGCTGCATCATCGTTGTCATCGGCCCATCAACTTTCCTTGCCCATCCCTATGCTTTCCAGAAGTTCCTTCTCAGCCGTTGTTTCTACCAAGATACTCGCAATATCTTGTGCCAAAGACACATAAAACATTACTTACCTTAGTTTCACCAAGTTTTCATAAGTCTATTCTTCTTGTTTCGACTACACAGAAAACATCAATTACCTTACTATCACCAAGATTCACGTTCACTTCATTCAAACCGAATGCCTTGGTTCCACCTTAGCGTTTGTACTATATCTTGCACATCCGCGGGCAACCAGGGCGTGCACCATTCACACTTTCTCGGAAATGGTTCCTCAAGCTTGGAATTGCCTCAAAGGCCAACAACTACGAACATACAACAAAAAGACATTACCATCAACTTAACAATAAGACAACTAAGTACAAGAGAGCTTAAGAATACCTCCAAAGGAATAGGAAAGCTTGTAAAAACCCAACTCGTCGGCACAACCCCGTTGCATTTCTCCAAGAAGCTAGAGACATCCTTCAAGTTATGTTCGAATGCATACCGCCCCCAAGGGAACTTTACACACGCATCTAGGTCATCAACAACAGTCTAGAAGAAACTGTCCACAGGTGATGCTCCCTCTCCACTCTTTCGGCCTCCGACGAGGATAGTGGCTAAGAAGTACAGAGCGGCCATCTTTAGACGATCCTGAGATGGCTTTGATTTCATTGCCAACATCTGCTTCTCCAGGTCAGCGTATGTAACCCTTTTCCCTCCAAAATACTTGTTCATGAATGTTGTACCACCCAACCTCTCATGGTTGGGGGGATACTCATGGCAGTATAGTCCAGAAATGAGTCTGAATTCTCTGAGAGAGTATCGGATTGGGACGTCATTAACGATAAACCATAACTCATACTTCTTCGCTACAGAAGCTGATCGCAAAACGAGAAGCCACATTCCCATCCACTTCTGCTTTCGGTTTTTAATATGGAAGAAATGTTGGAACTGTGGGTGCTCTACGAACCATTCCACCTCGTTCTTTTTCAGGATCGTTTGTATATTTCTTATCGGTGTGTTAATGTAACATTTTCCTGAAAGCTTTAAAGACTTTTGATACTGGCTTGAAGGAAAGTGCATCTTCAGCGGTTGCATGCCTTCTTCTTCGTCATCTAAAATCTGCACTCAAGTGAAAACCGGATCACGAACGACATCTTACGACCATCAACTTAAAGTTTCACAAACTTGGACTTAGTTAAGCAATCATAAAGTTGAAGTTTTTCTTGGTTTCACAAAGTTTGTACATCTATATTGTTGAAGTTCAACTTAGATTTACAAAGTCATCAACACACTACAACTTTTACTTTGTTTCTCAATATTACACTAACTCGACTCAGTTTCATGTTCTCCTATTTGAATACTTACCTCCTTTGCATGCGCCTCATGTTCTCGTACTGATTGGGTCGTCCTTTCTTCAGCTTCTTCGTCATTTCTTCGGGGCTCCATTTCATCTCCTTCTTTGGCCGGCTCCTTCTCTTTTTCTGCGGGTTCCTTCTCTTCTTCTCCGACTTCCTTTTCTTCGTCTCTGGCTTCCTTTTCTTCTTCTCTGACTTCCTTTTCTCCTTCGTTGTCTTCTTCTACTTCACTTGTCTTCCTCTTTATCACTAGATTCCTTCTCTTCCTCTTTATCACTTGCATTTTCTTCGCTTTCATCTGCATCTCGGAGACTTTGCTCGGTTTCCGGGGCGACAGATTTGTCGATGGTGCTTGGGTTTGCTTCATCCTTACTTGCTTCTCCTGATTCTAATTCTGGAACCATCGCCGTTTCTTCTCCTCCTACATTACTCAAGTTGTCTTCTTTCGCCTTTGGATCGCCTCGATTCAACATTATTTGGGTTTTGATTCTCGATCGAGGACTCGCGATTGAGTAGGGTTTTCAGAATTTCAAGAAAAAGGCGAACGGTCGAGACATGGAGAAATGAGTTAGAGACAGTGAAACCTTGCCCTTATTATTCTTTTTACAAGTTCATTTATTACTTTACTTTTTAACCTCAATTTTCAACCAATAAGGAAAAGAAAGGGGTTGTGATAAAAAAAATAATAAAGAGAAAAAAAGGAAAATATATTCGATATTTCAATTTCTCGAAGTGGGTATCCAATTTTGTTGGGTTGGTATTGGGTTCGGGTTTGGATGGTACCAGGTAGAATTGTAATTATCTAAGTTTCTCTTGGTTTCGTTATCTTTTACCAAATTTTTCTATTTAAATAAAAATTTAACAAATCATTAAAAAAAGGAGGAGTATTGGAGAATATTTTTTTTTTTGAAGAGCACTGGAGCAATTTCTCGATCCTTATCGTGTTTGCTGGAGAAAAAACGGATCTGAGCCCAATTCTTGCTCTCGGAACTTTCTTACCCTTCTTATCTTTCTATGATCGTTAATTTCAACGACGGATTTGCTCAGGACAGATACGTAATTTAATAGTGGTTGCCTTCGTTTACTCTGCGAATCGAAGGCAAAAGGCATCGTGAGATTTTTTGATAAACGGACGTGATTCAGTATCTATCTAGATGCATAGAGGGCAATCTCTTGATTCACTAATTTAGGGTCGCATAGCGAGGTTACTCTGTTTCTCTTAGAAAGCTTCTCTTCTCTATTGTGGGGTTGAATTTAGGGTTTAGTTTAGTCTTTTGTGTGAGATGGATAGGCCTCGGCATAATGATCAGTTAGCTGTGAAAATGATTGGGAAGAAGATAAAGAAGGAGACTCCTTTACACCTACCCAATGGTTACACAAGCAAGAACCGCTTAAGAAGAAGCATTGTTCCACCGCTAACATCTTCCCCGAAGATTAGACCAGCTGCTCTGATAAACCGGCCCCATGATGTTCCTCCTCCTCCTGCCATGACTCAACCAACTCATAACTTAGCTAGACCACCAATGATGGGTCATGCAGACCAGTTTTGGTCCAATATTGCAGCTGAGTCTCCTGTCTCGTTTTCTCTTCAAAGCTCATCAGGAGATTCAAGATCCAGTGGAAACCAAATGCAGCAATCTCATCAGTATCAATCCCACTCGCCACTGATATATAACAAGAGTCTTCCTTCAGCTAGGTTCAGTGGTGGCGGGATATTGCCTACTCCTGTCTCTGTGTGCATTCCCTCTCCTCAAAGCTCGTTTGGAGATTCAGGACCCAATAGAAACCAAATGAAACCATCTCATGACTATCAAAAACCACCACGGTTCAATGGTTCTGCATCAAGTGTACCCATTTTGCCCTCTCCTTGGTTCGACGGTCCCGGGATATTACCCACTCCACCAACAAGTTTCACATCCTCATCAATGGCTCAAGCTGGAATTCTCGGTCCGGGCAAGTTTCCTCGGCCTCCTCATGCATCTACTGGTCTTGTTTTCTCGCCATTGCCATTTGGAGAGAATACTAGTTAAGATGTTCTGTCTTTTTTCACTCTACTCGTTAGGTTAGTGTGTGTACTATGAACGATCCCATTTTTTGTATTAGATAGTTGTTGTCAATTTGCGTAAGAGAGAGATGAAGGAAAAATAAATTAACATTTTTTTTTAATTTATTTGTCTCAATAAGATTGATATTTTGAAAGGCTTTCCTAAATCATTCGTTTTGTATGTTGAGAACGAAAATTTAAATTGGATAATCAAATATCCTCAGAATCATTTTCATATTTTCTTTCACTATTAGTGTTTGATGATTCCCATAAAAAGATATTTGAAGATCACAATCGTATTGTATTTTAAGAGGATTACTCCATGTTATTCATTATTAATTGTTCAGAAACGATTCAGGATTCAGTTGCTTAACCCTTAACGTTTGTGATTAGAAGGAGAGAAAAAAATTTCAGGGAAATGTCTGAGGTTACTAGTAAAGAGTCTGGTATGCACTTAGTTTCTTAACCCTTTTATTCTCAAGATACTCTATTTTTCTTGCTATATCATACTTCATGTGTTGCCATGGTGTGTATTAGTTATTTTATTATAATTATTCCTAGGTGCAAACCCCTCTGAATTATATGGGACGCATACATGGAAAATTGAGAAATTTTCAAAAATAAGTATGCCAGAGATCCGTAGCAATGTTTTTGAAGTTGGTGGCCACCAATGGTAAATGACATTTTCATCTTCTCCTCTGGATATATAATAAGCTTGAAAACTCTTTTGATGTTTTCTTCTTTATCGCAGGTCTATTTTAGTTTATCCAAAACGCTGTGAAGTACCAACCCATCTCTCTTTGTTTCTCTGTGTTGCGAACTGTGATAAACTTCTTCCAGGTTAATAGTATTATTGTCCCTTTAGTTTTCTTCATTCTCCCTCGATCAACAAAACTTTAATTGATTCATTTAAGTTTAACATTTTTGTGACAGGTTGGAATCATTTTGCTCAGTTTACTATTTCTATGGTGAATAAAGATCCAAAGAAATCAAAGCATTCAGGTTACCTTTTGCATCTTTTATTTTTCCTAAATTGTCACATTACACTTAGATAAACTGAATACATTTCCTTGCAGATACATTACACAAGTTTGGGAAGAAAGAGCATGATTGGGGATGGAAAAAGTGTATGGAGTTACCTAAGTTACATGACGGTTTCATTGATGAGTACGGCTCTCTTACAATAATGGCTCAAGTCCAGGTCATTAGGTAAATCTGTGTTTATTATATCATGGCACCATAAACATGCAGCCAAGTTATCTTACAATTGATTCTTGCAGAGACAGGGTGGACCGACCTTTTCCCTGCCTTGATGTTCACTATAGGAGAGAACTTGTTAGGGTTTATTTAAAAGAAGTGGAGCCCATTTTCTTGAGTTTTATGAAAGAGAAAAGAAGCAAGTTGATGGAGGACAAGACCAGATGGGAAAGGTATAAAAGTTTCCATGTTTGTTAATTAATAGCAGATTTGTATATATCATACTATATAACAAGGAACGGATCTGGTGCAGCTTATGTGCCTTTTGGTTAGGGATGGATCAAAAATCAAGGCGAGAGATGTCTCGAGAGAAAATGGATGTGATACTAAAACTAGTTGTGAAACATTTCTACATCAAGAAGGAAGTTACATCCTCTTTGGTGATGGATTTCTTGTTTCATGGGTTAAACTCTCTTGTATGGAGTAGTACCACCCAGGAGAAAATACTACATACAATTACAAGACAAATGGGGAAACTCCTTAAGGATGATTTGGATTCTTCAATATTGAATGCTCTTGAAGAAGAACCAAAGAAAGAGAGAGAAACTGATGTCAAAAACTTGTCAGATCCAATTGTTAGTGTGGACAAAGACATGTTTGTTTTAGTTGATGATGCAATGTTACTCAGGGAGAAAGCTGTTCTTGAGCCATTGCCTGATGAGAGTGGTCCACAAATCCGTACGGAGGTTAGTTTCACATTGTTTATACGGCTCCATATTTGATTAGATTTTTTTCTTATTATTATTTTTCATGTGAATTTCAGGTTGGTAAAGATGGAGAGCGTGAGGATGAGAAGCGATTAACTGAGTTTGCTAGACGCACGTTGGAGGTATTTATTCTTGATCATATCTTATGCAACAAAGTTGAAGGTGCATATAAAGAAGCTATTGCATTGAAAATGCAAGAAGAGCTTATTCGTGAAGAAGAAGAAGAAAATCTTAACAAGAGAAGAGTGAAGTCAACTAAATAGTGAAGAAATAAAGAAGTTATTGCATTGTTGGAAACGCAAAGTCAATTAAATTTCTTTTAGTGTTTAATTACTATGACTTGTTTAACAGTTTTATGGTTCTGAGTTTCAGACATTTTCTCAACAAGCACTTTTATTTTTGGTATTGGATAAGTTACGTTTCAATATGCTGGTTTTGGTTCATTTGAATTTTATTATATAGTTCTTATATATTTGAGAAAAAGACAAAAATAGCAATAAATCAAGTTTTTGTTCCCAAACTAGCATTCAAGGTCAAAAGTCACAAAAATAGCACTTAATGTTTTATCAAAAATCACAAACTTAGGGTTTAGAGTTAAAGGGTGGGGTTTAGGATTTAGGGTTTAGGGTTTAGAGTTTAGGGTTTAGGGTTTAGGGTTTAGGGTTTAGGGTTTAGGGTTTAGGGTTTAGGGTTTAGGGTTTAGGGTTTAGGGTTTAGGGTTTAGGGTTTAGGGTTTAGGGTTTAGGGTTTAGGGTTTAGGGTTTAGGGTTTAGGGTTTAGGGTTTAGGGTTTAGGGTTTAGGGTTTAGGGTTTAGGGTTTAGGGTTTAGGGTTTAGGGTTTAGGGTTTAGGGTTTAGGGTTTAGGGTTTAGGGTTTAGGGTTTAGGGTTTAGGGTTTAGGGTTTAGGGTTTAGGGTTTAGGGTTTAGGGTTTAGGGTTTAGGGTTTAGAGTTGAGAAATGAGATTTTGGGGATAAGATTTCAAATTTTGAAAAATAAAAAAATTAAAATTTTCAAAGGATAAACTTAGAAAGGTGCTATTTTGGTCATTTTAGTTTTGGAATGCTATTTTTGTGATATAAACTTAGAAATGTGCTATTTTGGAGATTTGCCCTATATATTTGCTGAGAAACTATAATTATTAGACTTTTTCCTATTGCTGTCACAATTAGATTTTTTTTTAGTCCGGGACCTAAAGGACGTTTTTAGATCTTCTTACATTTCATGTTCTTTGATGCTATCACCATCTGTTTATTTTCTCCATCTTCAGATATTCCGGAACATGGTATCCATGAAAACAAGAAAGAAGCTTGTGTTTATAAGCTTTGTTTGGATGGTGATGATTAACATCATCATTACCATCTTCAAATGTAAAGTTGTTTAAATTAAATCAACTCTTTTTGTCTCCCCTAAGTAATTTTGAACACAATCACCAATGCCACATTAACACTAATAAACTTAAACTGGCTTACAATAGTAGGCTAACCAAGACCTTGGTTTGAAGAACACAAACTCAATCCAACATCTTGGTTTGATGAAAACTGAAGCACAGTTCCGTGGAAAATACGTCTAAAATTAGAAGCAAGAGACTGAAGAGACAGAGAGAGGGTAAGAGAAGCTGTTAGCATACTGAAAGGAGAGTGTCTGTCCAGGAGAAAGAGGTTGACCATCATTGACCAGACAATCATCGTAGGAGAGTCGCCTGAAAACTCTAGGGTTAACCAGTCTGACCGAGCTGAACCAGCCACAACTGACGTGGATCTCCGTAACGCTGCAATCAGAGGCACATGCGTTTATGATCTCAACTGTAAATGCTGGTACTCCGTTTGGAAGTGGAACCGTTGAGCCTTGAAAGACAACAAGATCATCTTTTGAGCATTCTTCTCCTATCCTTTTGGTCCCGTCGCCAATATCTGAAAATATCTCCGAAGATGTGTCTTCAGGGTTATCAAAAAATCAATAAATAAAAAGACACAGAGACTGGTCTTATATGTATAAACCCAACAATGTACATGCTTAGTTAACAGATATGTTGTGAAAACGTGTCTTTAGAGTTTGTACAAACATATATAAACACTGAGACTGGTCTTATATGTGAAGCCAATACCTATGATGAATCATTATTATCGTAAGGAAACGTGATGAAATAGTCTGAATATTTCTCTCAAGGGTTTCATAAAACATAAAAAAACAGAGACTGATCTTAAAGTTTATGTGTGTCTATGAGTTACCCGGAGATAGCAGAAGCTTTCTGGAGACGCCGGTGCGGTTTTTGTATTTGGAAATGAAGTCTCTTACATCGCTTGTATCAGTGAAATCTTCCAAGGCATTGCACTTCATAACAACTGCAACAGTGACAAAATTCAAACATGAAACTGGTGTATAAGTGACAAGGAGAAGACAAAAGAGAGAGGGATATAAAACTGAACTTACATGAAGCAAGAAGAGACAGCAATAAGCCAAGACCTACGAAGAGGACAAGCTGCTGTTGGAATTGGTAGAAGTGTTTCATTTTCTTGCAATGGCCAAAAGATGTGGATGCTTCTTCTCTGTTTTATAGATTGTATGGATACACATGCATGGTGGGGAGAGAGAAAGAAACTTAAGAAAGGAAACTATGTGATTGCATGCATGTCTGCTGGTTCCAGAAGGTATTGACCAATCCCTTGTTTCGTCTCAAAATTTATCTGCCTCGAGATTCAGACAAACACAAGTATTACCAATCTTTTGTTAAAAAAAAGTTTGAATAAAGGGGCTGACAGAAGGTGGTTGAGTCATTAACTACAAAAAACCATAATAAAACCACCTATCAACAAAACTTTTGAATAAATGTTCTCTTATGAGAAGTAGTAAAAATCTTGGCAACTTGGAAAAGGCAGTGAATTATATATAACACTTTGATAGAGCTAAGTTATCTCCTCAACGTCCAATCTAAAGAGGAGGAATTATTGTAGAGCAAGAAAGGAGTATGTTAACAAGAAATGTTTTAGAGTGATGTTTGGCACAAAGTCATTATTCCACATGGTATGGGTACATTTACAGAACATAGAAACGCTCAAACTCAGAAATACAAGATAGGATCTCTTTGATTGCCTGGACTTTGGTTGGTTCACGTGGTTTCTATAATCATTAATCTGCAGTTGAAGCCAACCTTGTTCCATTGAAGCCAACCTTGTTCCATTGATACATGAAGTGGGAGTAAAGACTCAACTAGAACATGTTCATATCTCTTGGTTATCACAAGTACAAAAACAATAGTTAAGAACAAAATGGGAGAGGTCAAATCTTTCATGCTTTCTATAAGTAAAAGCATCACGTTCCTTCAACAAGCCTGAAATCATTGGTAGTCCTATGGAGGCAACACTCTTTTAGAAGAGGAGAGTACAAAATAAATCCCAAGCATCAATCCATTTTACAAGCCTTCATGTTCAAGGACTAATAAGGTGGATGATGCTTGGGATTTATCTTGTTAATACCTGACAAAAGAGTGAACGAACAAGAAACGCAGAGCTACAATACATCATTAGAGAAAAACAACCTATCAACAGTTAACATAGATCCATTCATGAGATTATTATAAGTCACTTCGTTTCGGAAAGCAACAGTTGATTACCAAACGTAGTGACTTATAATACTCTCATAAACAGTTGAGTCATTAACTATTTTAGTTATATAGTTCTCCATAGAGACCGGATCCAAATACCCTGAGATCCGTTTCCACCTGCAGATATTAGATCAAAACATCATACTTCTGCATCGAGGTGAACTCAATATGATATATCAAGATTTATCAAGAACAGTTGATCTACCTTCTCCGATGAAGAAATTACTTTCTTCGCAATCGCAATGGATAGAGTCGCAATGGATAGAGTCTTGGTTGAGACCAATCTAGAGCTCTGTTTCGTAAGTGACGATGTAAACGGCGTACGGCCTGCCCTAAAATAGAGTTCGTTAAGAGTGGAGGAGGAGCGTTATTTATATCATAGGCCAAGGCGAGGAAACCGGTAAAGCGACGGGTAAGTCAACCCGGTTTACATAACTCAATGGAAAATAAACCGGTTTGTCCTTGATACGGAAACTTTCTAAAAAGAGTGTTAAGATTTATTACATTTTCAATTTTCCACATAATTATAAACAAACTACTAGAATCGGAAATGTTCCTAGTATGACATGAACGGAAATTTCAGAGAAACAATCAACTTTGCATATGAGAAGCTGATATCTTTTATATACTAAAGCACAAGTCACATGACTAATAAAATTATGACACATGGATTGTGCTTTAAAATTAATTGGAAAAACAAAACTAAATGCATCACTAATATAATTTTCT
Coding sequences within:
- the LOC106344916 gene encoding uncharacterized protein At3g43530-like, producing the protein MKQTQAPSTNLSPRKPSKVSEMQMKAKKMQVIKRKRRNLVIKRKTSEVEEDNEGEKEVREEEKEARDEEKEVGEEEKEPAEKEKEPAKEGDEMEPRRNDEEAEERTTQSVREHEAHAKEILDDEEEGMQPLKMHFPSSQYQKSLKLSGKCYINTPIRNIQTILKKNEVEWFVEHPQFQHFFHIKNRKQKWMGMWLLVLRSASVAKKYELWFIVNDVPIRYSLREFRLISGLYCHEYPPNHERLGGTTFMNKYFGGKRVTYADLEKQMLAMKSKPSQDRLKMAALYFLATILVGGRKSGEGASPFPWGRYAFEHNLKDVSSFLEKCNGVVPTSWVFTSFPIPLELLAFEAIPSLRNHFRESVNGARPVDRWTKIIQKGKKQVFFEEQFGIDFAARTAQVEGPTIPAIGGGSNNAESGQTDAYSVEAPRVEALKAMEGRLMNAISDGMKEVNKKVKSLSNRLTLVENEVKSLRVSVPRMSELMSEGETDNSSDQDGSDNPSEEDGDDTPSEEDGGDTSSEEDKDGGSKDDSVLAIVNQVQSEHGNGDDDMDDTAEMSAAAEKLEIEILEKTNTEKKKKKRVRKDDGKELLSSKKPKVCNNARSPIWTRGQKMEDAAQKEAAQNEAGQKEVAQKKDAKQKADEKKQTKKAAQKKAGRKNKKPKKGGKKTL
- the LOC106293111 gene encoding protein HAIKU1; translation: MDRPRHNDQLAVKMIGKKIKKETPLHLPNGYTSKNRLRRSIVPPLTSSPKIRPAALINRPHDVPPPPAMTQPTHNLARPPMMGHADQFWSNIAAESPVSFSLQSSSGDSRSSGNQMQQSHQYQSHSPLIYNKSLPSARFSGGGILPTPVSVCIPSPQSSFGDSGPNRNQMKPSHDYQKPPRFNGSASSVPILPSPWFDGPGILPTPPTSFTSSSMAQAGILGPGKFPRPPHASTGLVFSPLPFGENTS
- the LOC106293110 gene encoding MATH domain-containing protein At5g43560 encodes the protein MSEVTSKESGANPSELYGTHTWKIEKFSKISMPEIRSNVFEVGGHQWSILVYPKRCEVPTHLSLFLCVANCDKLLPGWNHFAQFTISMVNKDPKKSKHSDTLHKFGKKEHDWGWKKCMELPKLHDGFIDEYGSLTIMAQVQVIRDRVDRPFPCLDVHYRRELVRVYLKEVEPIFLSFMKEKRSKLMEDKTRWESLCAFWLGMDQKSRREMSREKMDVILKLVVKHFYIKKEVTSSLVMDFLFHGLNSLVWSSTTQEKILHTITRQMGKLLKDDLDSSILNALEEEPKKERETDVKNLSDPIVSVDKDMFVLVDDAMLLREKAVLEPLPDESGPQIRTEVGKDGEREDEKRLTEFARRTLEVFILDHILCNKVEGAYKEAIALKMQEELIREEEEENLNKRRVKSTK
- the LOC106294197 gene encoding TPD1 protein homolog 1, coding for MKHFYQFQQQLVLFVGLGLLLSLLASFVMKCNALEDFTDTSDVRDFISKYKNRTGVSRKLLLSPDIGDGTKRIGEECSKDDLVVFQGSTVPLPNGVPAFTVEIINACASDCSVTEIHVSCGWFSSVRLVNPRVFRRLSYDDCLVNDGQPLSPGQTLSFQYANSFSYPLSVSSVSCF